Proteins found in one Salvia splendens isolate huo1 chromosome 10, SspV2, whole genome shotgun sequence genomic segment:
- the LOC121753126 gene encoding translation initiation factor IF3-1, mitochondrial-like: MQNMVLWGRLRESRFKFHAFFNEFRRFYNLNPAPAIADQLVSSRKSLPTLYHPKFIAQDEQWALFRQVRFYARPIKKKAMKDDSEPMMNEEITAPTVRLVIDEDHHIIVSRYEALARAENAQLDLVEVDKTGKPPVCKIFDYNKQRYIQQTKEKERAKSKSDSTLRPGAPKELRFGVKIKENDLKIKAEMAKRLMEKGYRVKCTAADANEGVDLKSLLSKFTPLIDDVAVVESGPKYEKKQAFVVVRHVKFGPANKSSGKKTSATADSPKTTEASAEDAQTNKSNWDAFDGDDGDAHPIFEIENVASGQLDRSKHTASSIPSGPVYPLRVPVAVTGRGTTNTADRVASSPNLDNQTCFGMNTPPRTRPGQQVEVPQPAYPPRVPLGLNSRGATNTPNRGPSPYQENQKHFGMNTLPRSRLGQQAESPPCGIPKQGSSSSTNQNSPPKSYGIFSVPKAEATPAANRYQQNVPPAVASSPTIYSREPSAAAPSPAADSGQGRYGIFSAEEREKQAHKR, encoded by the exons ATGCAAAATATGGTGCTTTGGGGTAGATTGAGGGAATCAAGGTTTAAATTTCATGCATTTTTCAACGAATTCAGGAGGTTTTACAATCTAAATCCAGCTCCAGCTATCGCAGATCAGCTTGTCTCTTCACGAAAATCACTTCCGACTTTGTATCACCCTAAGTTCATCGCTCAAGATGAGCAATGGGCGCTATTCCGACAAGTCAGATTCTATGCAAGGCCTATTAAG AAGAAAGCGATGAAGGATGATAGTGAGCCTATGATGAATGAGGAAATCACGGCTCCGACGGTTAGACTCGTTATTGATGAAG ATCATCATATTATAGTATCGAGGTATGAAGCATTGGCTCGTGCAGAAAATGCTCAGCTGGATTTGGTCGAG GTTGATAAAACTGGCAAACCACCTGTTTGCAAGATTTTTGACTACAACAAACAAAGGTATATTCAGCAGACAAAAGAAAAGGAGCGTGCTAAAAGCAAG TCTGACTCTACACTCAGGCCTGGGGCACCGAAAGAACTTAGATTTGGTGTTAAAATC AAAGAAAATGATCTGAAAATAAAAGCTGAAATGGCTAAGAGACTCATGGAAAAAGGTTATCGAGTAAAG TGTACAGCCGCAGATGCTAATGAGGGCGTGGACTTGAAATCATTGTTATCTAAATTTACTCCTTTG ATTGATGATGTTGCTGTTGTGGAAAGTGGACCTAAGTATGAAAAGAAGCAGGCATTTGTCGTTGTCAGGCACGTCAAGTTTGGTCCTGCCAACAAGAGTTCAGGAAAGAAAACTTCTGCAACCGCCGACTCTCCAAAGACGACAGAAGCCTCGGCTGAAGATGCTCAGACTAACAAATCCAACTGGGATGCTTTCGACGGAGATGATGGTGATGCGCATCCGATTTTTGAGATAGAAAATGTAGCAAGTGGTCAGCTTGATCGTTCAAAGCATACAGCTTCATCTATTCCATCTGGACCTGTGTATCCACTGAGGGTTCCCGTGGCTGTGACCGGCCGTGGTACAACAAACACTGCAGACAGAGTTGCTTCATCTCCAAATCTAGATAACCAGACATGTTTTGGCATGAATACGCCACCTAGAACGAGACCTGGTCAGCAAGTCGAGGTGCCTCAGCCTGCTTATCCGCCAAGGGTACCCCTGGGTTTGAACAGCCGTGGTGCAACAAACACCCCAAACAGAGGGCCATCTCCATATCAAGAAAACCAGAAGCATTTTGGCATGAACACGTTGCCAAGGAGTAGACTGGGTCAGCAAGCCGAGTCTCCTCCTTGTGGAATTCCCAAGCAAGGTTCCTCTTCCTCGACGAATCAGAACTCACCGCCCAAAAGTTACGGTATATTCAGCGTGCCAAAGGCAGAGGCAACACCAGCAGCCAACAGATACCAGCAAAATGTACCTCCAGCTGTGGCCTCGTCTCCAACAATATATTCTAGAGAACCTTCGGCTGCAGCCCCATCTCCGGCTGCAGATTCTGGGCAAGGAAGATATGGAATATTTAGtgctgaagagagagaaaagcaAGCACACAAACGGTGA